In the Candidatus Methylomirabilota bacterium genome, one interval contains:
- a CDS encoding sugar ABC transporter permease, translated as MAETTGGSSSPGTSLAVAVGGRARVLSWWRTPTARRYVFGYTLLAPAVLYVGLLVGVPFVFSLYLSLSDATVGDPLARFVGTANFTAALENSVFWTAVRNTFVFTIGAGIMKGLLGTTLAFLLVQPFTGRRVIRALVVIPFTLPIAVSVLGWKWMFDSQFSVVNWALSRLGVIGGYGSADWPVWLGQPNLALFSVMFVNVWRGFPFSAIVLLAGMTSVPPDILEAAKVDGANFLQRFQKVIVPMIAPILFIGAAFDTVFTLSDLSIVYLLTNGGPDGATEILPTLAYNTGIRAGALGRGAAISLFLFPVLLPLMILLLRTLRRRQY; from the coding sequence ATGGCTGAGACGACGGGCGGAAGCTCCTCGCCCGGAACTTCGCTGGCCGTCGCCGTCGGCGGGCGGGCCCGGGTGCTGTCGTGGTGGCGCACCCCGACCGCCCGCCGTTATGTCTTCGGCTACACGCTGCTGGCGCCGGCCGTGCTGTACGTCGGGCTGCTGGTCGGCGTCCCTTTCGTCTTCTCGCTTTATCTCTCGCTGAGCGACGCCACCGTCGGCGATCCCCTGGCCAGGTTCGTCGGCACGGCGAACTTCACGGCGGCGCTCGAGAACTCGGTCTTCTGGACGGCCGTCAGGAACACCTTCGTGTTCACTATCGGCGCCGGCATCATGAAGGGCCTGCTGGGGACGACGCTGGCCTTCCTGCTCGTCCAGCCCTTCACCGGGCGGCGCGTGATCCGCGCGCTGGTCGTCATCCCCTTCACGCTGCCCATCGCCGTCAGCGTGCTGGGATGGAAGTGGATGTTCGACTCGCAGTTCAGTGTCGTCAACTGGGCGCTGAGCCGGCTCGGGGTCATCGGCGGCTATGGCTCGGCCGACTGGCCGGTCTGGCTCGGCCAGCCGAACCTGGCCCTCTTCTCCGTGATGTTCGTCAACGTGTGGCGCGGCTTCCCGTTCAGCGCGATCGTGCTGCTGGCGGGCATGACCTCGGTGCCGCCCGACATCCTCGAGGCGGCCAAGGTGGACGGCGCCAATTTCCTGCAGCGCTTCCAGAAGGTGATCGTGCCGATGATCGCGCCGATCCTCTTCATCGGCGCCGCCTTCGACACGGTCTTCACGCTCTCGGACCTCAGCATCGTGTACCTGCTCACCAACGGCGGCCCGGACGGGGCGACCGAGATCCTGCCCACGCTCGCGTACAACACGGGCATCCGGGCCGGCGCCCTCGGCCGCGGGGCGGCCATCTCCCTCTTCCTGTTTCCGGTCCTCCTGCCGTTGATGATCTTGCTGCTCCGCACGCTCCGCCGGAGGCAGTACTGA
- a CDS encoding TRAP transporter small permease subunit encodes MSSPLGASTPPPAPGAVDRVVRAIDAVSTATGWLAGWLIVPMTLAVAYEVAARYAFNAPTRWAYDTTYMLYGAQFMLAAAYTLLKGGHIRTDVFYERWSPRTRATIDAVSYVFFFFPGMLFVLYAGTVEAWQAWEIGERSGMKIGQNAWPLYPFKAVIPLTALLLVLQGVSELVKCVRVIRGRPR; translated from the coding sequence GTGAGCTCACCCCTCGGCGCGTCGACGCCGCCCCCGGCGCCTGGCGCGGTGGACCGGGTGGTCAGGGCCATCGACGCCGTGAGCACGGCCACGGGCTGGCTCGCCGGCTGGCTGATCGTGCCGATGACCCTCGCCGTGGCGTACGAGGTGGCCGCCCGCTACGCCTTCAACGCCCCGACCCGCTGGGCCTACGACACTACCTACATGCTCTACGGCGCCCAGTTCATGCTGGCGGCGGCCTACACCCTGCTCAAGGGCGGGCACATCCGGACCGACGTGTTCTACGAGCGGTGGTCGCCGAGGACCCGGGCGACCATCGACGCGGTCTCCTACGTGTTCTTCTTCTTCCCCGGCATGCTCTTCGTCCTGTACGCGGGGACGGTGGAGGCGTGGCAGGCCTGGGAGATCGGCGAGCGTTCAGGGATGAAGATCGGCCAGAACGCGTGGCCACTCTACCCGTTCAAGGCGGTGATCCCGCTGACCGCGCTCCTCCTGGTACTCCAGGGCGTCTCAGAGCTGGTCAAGTGCGTGCGCGTGATCCGGGGGCGCCCCCGGTGA
- a CDS encoding TRAP transporter large permease subunit, with translation MSPEYLGLVLLAALLTGIFVGFPIAFTLIILSLVFGYIGFGDTVFYLMVFQTIGLMKEETLAAVPLFIFMGHVLEQAGLMERLFNAFRLILAPVRGSLYLGVLFTSTIFATATGIIGASVTVMGLMAGPAMIKARYDPKLSAGTITAGGTLGILIPPSVMLVVMGPIVGVSIVVLFAAAIVPGLLLSGLYIVYVMIRSFINPDLGPPLPKAERATSYGQIVREFFAGVIPLAVIIFAALGSIIAGLATPTEAAAMGAFGAVMLTIFYGRLNYAMMRDAAIKTLQTSSLVLFLAVASNVYGAVFTRLGTSTMIANTLVALPVPPLVMLALLMFIIFLLGWPLEWPAIIFIFLPIFVPVVQALKFDLVWFSALVAVNLQTAFLSPPVAMAAYYLKAVVPQWELRDIYRGMFDFMVLQVIGLAVLFFFPQIALWLPNLLYK, from the coding sequence GTGAGCCCCGAATACCTCGGCCTCGTCCTCCTGGCGGCGCTCCTGACGGGCATCTTCGTCGGCTTCCCCATCGCCTTCACGCTCATCATCCTCAGCCTCGTGTTCGGCTACATCGGGTTCGGCGACACCGTCTTCTACCTGATGGTCTTCCAGACCATCGGGCTCATGAAGGAGGAGACCCTGGCCGCCGTGCCGCTCTTCATCTTCATGGGGCACGTCCTGGAGCAGGCCGGGCTCATGGAGCGACTGTTCAATGCCTTCCGCCTCATCCTGGCCCCGGTGCGCGGCTCGCTCTACCTCGGGGTCCTCTTCACGTCCACCATCTTCGCAACGGCCACCGGGATCATCGGCGCCTCGGTGACGGTGATGGGGCTGATGGCCGGGCCGGCCATGATCAAGGCCCGCTACGACCCCAAGCTCTCGGCCGGGACCATCACCGCCGGGGGGACCCTGGGGATCCTGATCCCGCCGAGCGTGATGCTGGTCGTCATGGGCCCGATCGTCGGCGTCTCCATCGTCGTGCTCTTCGCCGCTGCCATCGTCCCCGGCCTGCTCCTGTCTGGCCTCTACATCGTGTACGTGATGATCCGGAGCTTCATCAACCCGGATCTGGGCCCTCCGCTGCCCAAGGCGGAGCGCGCCACGTCCTACGGTCAGATCGTGCGGGAGTTCTTCGCCGGCGTCATCCCGCTCGCGGTCATCATCTTCGCCGCGCTCGGCAGCATCATCGCGGGCCTGGCCACGCCGACCGAGGCGGCCGCCATGGGGGCCTTCGGGGCCGTCATGCTGACCATCTTTTACGGGCGGCTGAACTACGCGATGATGCGGGACGCCGCCATCAAGACGCTCCAGACCTCGAGCCTGGTCCTGTTCCTCGCCGTCGCCTCCAACGTCTACGGCGCCGTGTTCACCCGCCTGGGCACCAGCACCATGATCGCCAACACGTTGGTCGCGCTTCCGGTCCCCCCGCTGGTCATGCTGGCTCTCCTGATGTTCATCATCTTCCTGCTGGGATGGCCCCTGGAGTGGCCGGCGATCATCTTCATCTTCCTGCCGATCTTCGTCCCGGTGGTGCAGGCGCTGAAGTTCGATCTGGTGTGGTTCAGCGCACTGGTGGCGGTGAACCTCCAGACGGCGTTCCTGTCGCCGCCGGTGGCCATGGCCGCCTACTATCTCAAGGCGGTCGTGCCCCAGTGGGAGCTGCGCGACATCTATCGGGGGATGTTCGACTTCATGGTGCTCCAGGTGATCGGCCTGGCGGTCCTCTTCTTCTTCCCCCAGATCGCGCTGTGGCTCCCGAACCTCCTCTACAAGTAG
- a CDS encoding carbohydrate ABC transporter permease yields the protein MAARGDGPPQSRRSKEMRRHLLIYLGLVPFLVIAVFPIFWMAITALKQEADLYRMDAVPFWFHLPPTWKNFDFLFQRTFYADWIVNTMSISFWVSAITLLTAVPAGYALARLRLPFAENLGIGIFMTYLVPAIILFIPLARVVSLLELQDSWWSLVVVYPTFTIPFCTWLLMGFFKTVPFEIEEAAMIDGCGQLGALLRVVLPVSWPGVITSVIFSFTLSMQDFLYSLAFVSISEQKPVPLGVATELIRGDVYFWGSLMAGALLVGVPVAIVYNLFLDKFISGITGAAIK from the coding sequence ATGGCGGCGCGCGGAGATGGGCCGCCCCAGAGCCGGCGCTCCAAGGAGATGCGGCGGCACCTACTGATCTATCTGGGGCTGGTCCCGTTCCTCGTCATCGCCGTGTTTCCGATCTTCTGGATGGCCATCACCGCGCTCAAGCAGGAGGCGGATCTGTACCGGATGGACGCGGTGCCGTTCTGGTTCCACCTGCCACCCACCTGGAAGAACTTCGACTTTCTCTTCCAGCGCACCTTCTACGCGGATTGGATCGTCAACACCATGTCGATCTCCTTCTGGGTCTCGGCCATCACGCTGCTCACCGCGGTGCCGGCCGGTTATGCGCTGGCCCGCCTGCGCCTGCCGTTCGCCGAGAACCTCGGCATCGGAATCTTCATGACCTACCTGGTACCGGCTATCATCCTCTTCATTCCGCTCGCGCGCGTGGTGAGCTTGCTCGAATTACAGGATTCATGGTGGTCGCTGGTCGTCGTGTACCCGACCTTCACGATCCCCTTCTGTACCTGGCTGCTCATGGGATTCTTCAAGACGGTGCCCTTCGAGATCGAGGAAGCGGCGATGATCGACGGCTGCGGCCAGCTGGGCGCGCTGCTCCGGGTCGTCCTGCCGGTGAGCTGGCCGGGGGTGATCACCTCGGTGATCTTCTCCTTCACGCTCTCCATGCAGGACTTCCTCTACTCGCTGGCGTTCGTCTCGATCTCCGAGCAGAAGCCGGTGCCGCTGGGGGTCGCTACCGAGCTGATCCGGGGCGACGTCTATTTCTGGGGCTCGCTCATGGCGGGCGCGCTGCTGGTAGGCGTGCCGGTGGCCATCGTGTACAACCTGTTTCTCGACAAGTTCATCTCCGGCATCACAGGGGCGGCCATCAAGTAG
- a CDS encoding cupin domain-containing protein translates to MRLRGFVAVIAALVVFVGGAQAQYYGGGGTAPAQAQTGKPALEKGVKARNLVTSLGGFRGTANVPVVLTGQIVEIEPGGQTGRQRHLVPSYIYVLEGTLTTNSEGGPVGVAGAQYHSEGQSYMDALGVWHNHSNAGQKPVRYLLLLIGTPGGSTTQKAGADD, encoded by the coding sequence ATGAGACTCAGGGGCTTCGTCGCAGTAATCGCGGCACTGGTGGTGTTCGTGGGCGGCGCGCAGGCGCAGTACTACGGGGGCGGCGGGACGGCTCCCGCCCAGGCCCAAACCGGCAAGCCGGCGCTCGAGAAGGGCGTGAAGGCCAGAAACCTCGTCACGTCGCTGGGCGGCTTCCGGGGGACGGCCAACGTGCCTGTCGTCCTCACCGGTCAGATCGTCGAGATCGAGCCCGGCGGGCAGACCGGTCGGCAGCGCCACCTGGTGCCGTCGTACATCTACGTGCTCGAGGGCACGCTGACCACGAACAGCGAAGGCGGACCGGTGGGCGTCGCCGGCGCCCAGTACCACAGCGAGGGCCAGTCGTACATGGACGCGCTCGGCGTCTGGCACAACCACTCGAACGCGGGTCAGAAGCCGGTGAGGTATCTCCTGCTGCTGATCGGCACTCCGGGCGGCTCGACGACGCAAAAGGCCGGCGCCGACGACTAG
- a CDS encoding TRAP transporter large permease subunit, whose protein sequence is MSHELVGFVLLGVFFFAIFIGFPVAFTLICLSLTFGYFALGDMVFYLTVLQTIGLMKEEVLAAVPLFIFMGYLLEEGGLMERLFRAVQLLLGPVPGSLYVAVLLTATIFGIASGTVGATVAVVGIMAASTMVRAGYSPRLSAGSITAGGSLGILIAPSVMLVVMGPVMGVPVADLYAASFGPGFLLAGIFIAWTLIRCLINPRLGPPLPPDQRAASLRTLAVELTLGMLPHVVLTVVTLGPILAGMATPTEAAAVGVLGTIVMAAAYRTLSWARLKQAMILTAQQSSMMLFLAVASNIFGAIFTRLGSATLMTETLVGLPLPPMGTLLVVMFLIFLLGWPFEWPAIVFVFVPLLQPAIMALNFDPLWFAILIAVNLQTAFLSPPVAMAAYYLKAVAPDWKLTDIYRGMAEFMVLQVIGLLLLMLFPGIALWFPHWLYGA, encoded by the coding sequence GTGAGCCACGAGCTGGTCGGCTTCGTCCTGCTCGGCGTCTTCTTCTTCGCCATCTTCATCGGGTTCCCCGTCGCCTTCACCCTGATCTGCCTGTCCCTCACCTTCGGCTACTTCGCGCTCGGCGACATGGTCTTCTACCTGACCGTGCTGCAGACCATCGGGCTCATGAAGGAGGAGGTCCTGGCCGCGGTGCCCCTGTTCATCTTCATGGGCTACCTCCTGGAGGAGGGCGGCCTCATGGAGCGGCTCTTCCGCGCCGTCCAGCTGCTGCTGGGGCCGGTGCCCGGCTCGCTCTACGTCGCGGTGCTCCTCACCGCCACCATCTTCGGGATCGCCTCCGGCACCGTCGGGGCGACGGTGGCGGTCGTCGGCATCATGGCGGCGTCGACCATGGTCAGGGCGGGATACAGCCCGCGGCTCTCGGCCGGGTCCATCACCGCCGGCGGCAGCCTCGGCATCCTGATCGCACCGAGCGTGATGCTGGTCGTGATGGGGCCGGTGATGGGCGTCCCGGTGGCCGACCTCTACGCGGCCTCGTTCGGCCCGGGCTTCCTCCTGGCGGGGATCTTCATCGCCTGGACGCTCATCCGCTGTCTGATCAATCCGCGCCTCGGGCCGCCGCTGCCGCCCGACCAGCGCGCGGCCTCGCTCCGCACGCTCGCGGTCGAGTTGACGCTCGGGATGCTTCCCCACGTCGTCCTGACCGTGGTGACGCTGGGGCCGATCCTGGCCGGCATGGCCACGCCCACCGAGGCGGCCGCGGTGGGTGTCCTGGGCACGATCGTCATGGCCGCCGCCTACCGGACGCTCTCCTGGGCGCGGCTCAAGCAGGCGATGATCCTGACTGCCCAGCAGTCGAGCATGATGCTGTTCCTCGCCGTCGCCTCCAACATCTTCGGTGCGATCTTCACGCGCCTCGGGTCGGCCACGCTGATGACCGAGACCCTCGTCGGGCTGCCCCTGCCACCCATGGGCACATTGCTGGTGGTCATGTTCCTCATCTTCCTGCTCGGGTGGCCCTTCGAGTGGCCGGCGATCGTCTTCGTCTTCGTGCCGCTGCTCCAGCCGGCCATCATGGCCCTCAACTTCGACCCGCTGTGGTTCGCGATCCTGATCGCCGTGAACCTCCAGACCGCGTTCCTGTCACCGCCGGTGGCGATGGCGGCCTATTACCTCAAGGCGGTGGCGCCGGACTGGAAGCTCACCGACATCTACCGGGGGATGGCGGAGTTCATGGTGCTCCAGGTCATCGGGTTGCTGCTGCTGATGTTGTTCCCCGGGATCGCCCTGTGGTTCCCGCATTGGCTGTACGGGGCGTGA
- a CDS encoding TRAP transporter small permease subunit, with protein sequence MIDTISEWSGRIFAWLIIPLMVGTTYEVFARYVFNAPTIWAYDLSYMLYGSHFMLGAAYTLLKGGHIRTDIFYEKWSPRTKGLVDALLYVLLFFPGMIFFFWMGGQEGWHSLQIGERSDASPWRPIVYPLKLVIPVTALLILVQGVSEFIKSAHLALRGRPL encoded by the coding sequence GTGATCGACACCATCTCGGAGTGGTCGGGCCGGATCTTCGCCTGGCTGATCATCCCGCTGATGGTCGGGACCACGTACGAGGTGTTCGCCCGCTACGTGTTCAACGCGCCCACCATCTGGGCCTACGACCTCAGTTACATGCTGTACGGCAGCCACTTCATGCTGGGCGCGGCCTACACCCTCCTCAAGGGTGGCCACATCCGCACCGACATCTTCTACGAGAAATGGTCGCCCCGCACCAAGGGGCTGGTCGACGCCCTGCTCTACGTCCTCCTCTTCTTCCCCGGGATGATCTTCTTCTTCTGGATGGGGGGCCAGGAGGGCTGGCACTCCTTGCAGATCGGCGAGCGCTCGGACGCCAGCCCCTGGCGCCCGATCGTCTATCCGTTGAAGCTCGTCATCCCGGTCACGGCCCTGCTCATTCTCGTCCAGGGCGTCTCCGAGTTCATCAAGAGCGCCCACTTGGCACTCAGGGGACGGCCGCTGTGA
- a CDS encoding TRAP transporter small permease subunit translates to MPETPDRLRRLSRWFALVDRVSELSGRASSWLVMPLILGVTYEVFARYALNAPTVWAYDLAYMLYASIFMLGAAYALRHGAHVRTDFLYNGWSDRRKAVADAVGYVLFLPALLFYLLALGSQAQHSWMIGEKSVESAWRPPLYPFKWMMVVAMVLLLLQSVVEFLRTLAALRRPRSE, encoded by the coding sequence GTGCCCGAGACCCCGGATCGTCTGCGCCGCCTGAGCCGCTGGTTCGCGCTCGTCGACCGTGTGAGCGAGCTCTCGGGCCGAGCCAGCTCCTGGCTCGTCATGCCGCTGATCCTCGGGGTGACGTACGAGGTCTTCGCGCGTTACGCCCTGAACGCGCCGACGGTCTGGGCCTACGACCTCGCCTACATGCTGTACGCGAGCATCTTCATGCTCGGTGCCGCCTACGCGCTGCGGCACGGCGCCCACGTCCGCACCGACTTCCTCTATAACGGCTGGTCCGATCGAAGGAAGGCGGTGGCGGATGCGGTGGGCTACGTCCTGTTCCTGCCCGCGCTGCTCTTCTACCTGCTCGCCCTCGGATCGCAGGCCCAGCACTCCTGGATGATCGGCGAGAAGTCGGTCGAGAGCGCCTGGCGTCCGCCGCTCTACCCCTTCAAGTGGATGATGGTGGTCGCGATGGTGCTGCTCCTGCTCCAGAGCGTCGTCGAATTCCTCCGCACGCTCGCCGCGCTTCGGCGGCCCCGCTCGGAATGA
- a CDS encoding TRAP transporter substrate-binding protein, producing MRRLIPLRSAIALALALAFLAFLAGSYSAPTPATAQAPIRWKVQSAWPPTSIVQDAAKLLVETIEKTSGGRLKLELLPAGAIVPAFEIQDAVNRGVLDAGHTTPGYIIGKLQAFIPLTHGPLYGMDFIDYFGWYWEGGGHELLNEAYQKNLKMNVVSFQVHPEGPQAMGWFKKEIRTFADIKGLKYRIYGIGAETYGKLGISAVTIPGGEIVPALERGVIDGAEWINCYDDKILGLDKVAKFHYAPGMHEPVTVGEFIINKTKWDALPADLKEIIKTSVQAAYWVHFVRFQEKTAKACRELIAQGIKIIKTTDELNNRFLKTYDEIQNGYASKDPFYKKVVDSQTKYAGLIVPYRLSYWPPYNFIGEHYWKEKIWLK from the coding sequence ATGCGTAGACTGATCCCCTTGAGATCCGCGATCGCCCTCGCCCTCGCCCTCGCCTTCCTCGCCTTCCTCGCGGGCTCGTACAGCGCGCCCACCCCGGCCACGGCCCAGGCCCCGATCCGGTGGAAGGTGCAGAGCGCCTGGCCCCCGACCTCGATCGTCCAGGACGCCGCGAAGCTGCTGGTGGAGACGATCGAGAAGACGTCGGGCGGGCGGCTCAAGCTGGAGCTGCTGCCCGCGGGCGCCATCGTCCCGGCCTTCGAGATCCAGGACGCCGTGAACCGGGGCGTGCTGGACGCGGGCCACACCACCCCCGGCTACATCATCGGGAAGCTGCAGGCCTTCATCCCCCTGACCCACGGCCCCCTCTACGGGATGGACTTCATCGATTACTTCGGCTGGTACTGGGAGGGGGGAGGACACGAGCTGCTCAACGAGGCGTACCAGAAGAACTTGAAGATGAACGTGGTCAGCTTCCAGGTCCACCCGGAAGGCCCTCAGGCGATGGGGTGGTTCAAGAAGGAGATCCGCACGTTCGCGGACATCAAGGGGCTGAAATACCGCATCTATGGCATCGGGGCTGAGACCTACGGCAAGCTGGGCATCAGCGCCGTGACCATCCCCGGGGGCGAGATCGTCCCGGCCCTGGAGCGGGGAGTGATCGATGGCGCCGAGTGGATCAACTGCTACGACGACAAGATCCTGGGCCTCGACAAGGTGGCCAAGTTCCACTACGCCCCGGGGATGCACGAGCCGGTGACGGTCGGGGAGTTCATCATCAACAAGACGAAGTGGGATGCGCTGCCGGCGGACCTGAAGGAGATCATCAAGACCTCCGTCCAGGCCGCGTACTGGGTCCACTTCGTCCGGTTCCAGGAGAAGACGGCGAAGGCGTGCCGGGAGTTGATCGCTCAGGGCATCAAGATCATCAAGACCACCGACGAGCTCAACAACCGGTTCCTCAAGACGTACGACGAGATCCAGAACGGGTACGCGTCCAAGGACCCCTTCTACAAGAAGGTGGTGGATTCCCAGACGAAGTACGCCGGCCTGATCGTCCCCTACCGGCTCTCCTACTGGCCGCCTTACAACTTCATCGGCGAGCACTACTGGAAAGAGAAGATCTGGCTGAAGTAG
- a CDS encoding extracellular solute-binding protein, producing MSDPRPVPSDATVNRRDFIRVTGAGVAGASLLTMLEARQAPAQLRGTSLRVLTWSHFVPAYDAWLDDFAKNWGEKNGVRVRVDHIPHLEMPARFAAEFAAGTGHDLMQFNGQIFTGQYYRHLVDFGDVATALEKKYGKWMESSKSAAQVKGAWYAIPDYFIAIPVLWRKDLFDSVGRPEPKTWDDLRTAARLLKPKGHPTGMQFSHCNDANHNWRALLYCFGAKETDPSGDNLTLDSKETREALRFAKAMYDEGMTPEVFSWDDASDNRFLASGVGSWIHDAISAFRTTQDTNPKVFEHTYCVPEAAGPGGQKWNVGEPIIWAAWKFSKNTQGAKEFVTAMVDAQKDAMLASRGYNMPFLSGHYSKNMPGLGNDPKLAVLQEQHKITAFFGHPGPMSPPAQEVLTTFIIPDMFTRVARGAAIEDAMKWGVGEIRRIYAKHKAS from the coding sequence ATGAGCGACCCCCGACCCGTTCCGAGCGACGCGACCGTCAACCGCCGCGACTTCATTCGAGTTACGGGCGCCGGGGTCGCGGGGGCGTCACTGCTCACGATGCTCGAGGCCCGCCAGGCGCCGGCCCAGCTCCGGGGCACGAGCCTGCGCGTGCTGACATGGAGCCACTTCGTCCCGGCGTACGACGCCTGGCTCGACGACTTCGCCAAGAACTGGGGTGAGAAGAACGGGGTCCGGGTGCGGGTCGACCACATCCCGCACCTCGAGATGCCGGCGCGCTTCGCCGCCGAGTTCGCGGCGGGCACCGGGCACGACCTCATGCAGTTCAACGGGCAGATCTTCACCGGACAGTACTACCGGCACCTGGTGGACTTCGGCGACGTCGCCACCGCGCTCGAGAAGAAGTACGGCAAGTGGATGGAGAGCTCCAAGAGCGCGGCCCAGGTCAAGGGCGCGTGGTACGCCATTCCCGACTACTTCATCGCCATCCCGGTGCTGTGGCGGAAGGATCTTTTCGACTCGGTGGGCCGCCCCGAGCCCAAGACGTGGGACGATCTGAGAACGGCGGCGCGCCTGCTCAAGCCCAAAGGGCATCCCACCGGGATGCAGTTCTCACACTGCAACGACGCCAACCACAACTGGCGGGCGCTCCTCTACTGCTTCGGCGCCAAGGAGACCGATCCCTCCGGCGACAACCTCACGCTCGACTCCAAGGAGACGCGGGAGGCGCTCCGCTTCGCCAAGGCGATGTACGACGAGGGCATGACGCCGGAGGTCTTCTCGTGGGACGACGCCTCCGACAACCGGTTCCTCGCCTCCGGCGTCGGCTCCTGGATCCACGACGCCATCTCGGCGTTCCGGACCACCCAAGACACCAACCCCAAGGTGTTCGAGCATACCTACTGCGTGCCCGAGGCGGCGGGCCCCGGGGGGCAGAAGTGGAACGTCGGCGAGCCGATCATCTGGGCCGCGTGGAAGTTCTCCAAGAACACCCAGGGCGCCAAGGAGTTCGTCACGGCCATGGTGGACGCCCAGAAGGACGCCATGCTGGCCAGCCGCGGCTACAACATGCCGTTCCTCAGCGGCCATTACTCGAAGAACATGCCGGGACTCGGCAACGACCCGAAGCTGGCCGTGCTTCAGGAGCAGCACAAGATCACGGCGTTCTTCGGTCACCCGGGGCCGATGTCGCCGCCGGCCCAGGAGGTGCTCACCACCTTCATCATCCCCGACATGTTCACGCGGGTGGCGCGCGGTGCCGCCATCGAGGACGCGATGAAGTGGGGTGTCGGAGAGATCCGGCGCATCTACGCTAAGCACAAAGCCTCGTAG
- a CDS encoding TRAP transporter large permease subunit, which yields MSPELLGAVMMAALIAGICAGFPIAFTLVVITVVFGYIGLGPMVFDLIALQTIGLAKEEVLAAVPLFIFMGYMTEQAGLMERLFLAFQLALAPIRGSLYLAVILTATVFAMATGIVGAAVTVLGIMAGGTMIRAGYDTRLSAGVITAGGTLGILIPPSVMLLVMGPVMGVSVAKLYAAAFGPGFLLSALYITYAMVRSYLTPALGPPLPPEARAPSVTVLVRRLVTGLVPLAILISATLGSILAGLATPTEAAATGAFGSIVLAVGYRQLTWGRLRDAMIKTLETTSMIVFLALTSNMFGAVFARLGTATVVTDALLELQVPPFLMLLVLNAIFFVLGWPFEWPTIVLVFLPILLPIVHAMKYDPVWFATLIAVNLQTTFLSPPVAMAAYYLKAVVPQWELGDIMRGMMAFLVLQVIALLVVMLYPPIALWLPNRLFP from the coding sequence ATGAGCCCCGAGCTTCTGGGTGCGGTGATGATGGCGGCGCTCATCGCCGGCATCTGCGCCGGCTTCCCGATCGCCTTCACCCTCGTGGTGATCACGGTGGTGTTCGGGTACATCGGCCTCGGCCCGATGGTCTTCGACCTGATCGCGCTTCAGACCATCGGGCTCGCCAAGGAGGAGGTGCTGGCCGCCGTTCCCCTCTTCATCTTCATGGGCTACATGACCGAGCAGGCCGGCCTGATGGAGCGCCTGTTCCTGGCGTTCCAGCTCGCGCTGGCGCCCATCCGCGGCTCGCTCTACCTGGCCGTCATCCTCACCGCGACGGTCTTCGCCATGGCCACCGGGATCGTGGGGGCGGCGGTCACCGTGCTCGGCATCATGGCGGGGGGCACGATGATCAGGGCGGGCTACGACACGCGCCTCTCGGCGGGGGTGATCACCGCCGGCGGCACGCTCGGCATCCTCATCCCGCCGAGCGTGATGCTCCTCGTCATGGGCCCCGTGATGGGTGTCTCGGTGGCGAAGCTCTACGCCGCGGCGTTCGGCCCCGGCTTCCTCCTGTCCGCGCTCTATATCACCTACGCGATGGTCCGCAGCTATCTCACGCCGGCCCTGGGGCCGCCGCTGCCGCCCGAGGCGCGCGCGCCCTCCGTCACCGTGCTGGTCCGCCGGCTGGTGACCGGCCTGGTCCCGCTGGCAATCCTGATCTCTGCGACGCTGGGCAGCATCCTCGCCGGGCTCGCCACCCCGACCGAGGCCGCGGCCACCGGCGCGTTCGGCTCGATCGTGCTCGCCGTCGGCTACCGCCAGCTGACGTGGGGGCGTCTCCGCGACGCGATGATCAAGACGCTGGAGACCACCAGCATGATCGTGTTCCTCGCCCTGACCTCGAACATGTTCGGCGCCGTCTTCGCGCGGCTGGGGACCGCGACCGTCGTGACCGACGCGCTGCTGGAACTCCAGGTCCCGCCCTTCTTGATGCTGCTCGTGCTGAACGCGATCTTCTTCGTCCTCGGCTGGCCGTTCGAGTGGCCGACCATCGTCCTGGTCTTCCTGCCGATCCTGCTCCCGATCGTGCACGCGATGAAATACGACCCGGTCTGGTTCGCGACCCTGATCGCGGTGAACCTCCAGACGACCTTTCTCTCGCCGCCGGTGGCGATGGCCGCCTACTACCTGAAGGCGGTCGTGCCCCAGTGGGAGTTGGGCGACATCATGCGCGGGATGATGGCCTTCCTGGTCCTCCAGGTGATCGCCCTGCTCGTGGTCATGCTGTACCCCCCGATCGCCCTCTGGTTGCCGAACCGCCTCTTCCCTTAG